From the Glycine max cultivar Williams 82 chromosome 11, Glycine_max_v4.0, whole genome shotgun sequence genome, the window ATTAGTGCCACATACTGTCTAGTTGCATTGAtctattcttttttatcaaaatgttgtGCACCTGCTTTCATAATTCCCGTCTACTCTTTCAGTTTTTACAAGTTAATGTCCTCCACTGCAGAGATCCTAGTGTAATGGCATATGCTATAAAGCGATCTTGTGAAAACAAGGCTGAGGTTGTGTCCTTAGATGAGAAGGAAAGTGGACTGAGGGCAACATTGAACTTGGGTCATACATTTGGTCATGTGAGTGATTGTCTATGACTAATTATTATGAGGTTGTAAAACTGTGAAATCTGCATTCTGAAAATTTTCCATAGGTTTTTTTACACTCCTgataatatttataacattaGGTTATGAATTATTATCTGTTGATAACCAAATATAAAACTGCCaacataatgaaaaaaaaagttcgaGTAAGATGGAGACAGATTGTTTGAGAAAAATTTAGCTGCTAAGATGGTGTAGAAGTTTATTTTAGCGTGTCCCAAACCAAATAGTTTCAGTTGTTTCAAACGGGAATTGAAGTTTTTAAAGAGGATAGAACAtgaagaatattaagaaaaatatgcattataagttttttttatcactgttAGTTTGTAATGAAAGGCAACGTCAGacatttgattaattaattattcatgcCCCTTTAATGCTATATTGGTTTGAGTTTATTTGTAATGACTTAATGAAACTTTCAGTCTCATAATCTCTCAGATTGTTTACATATtgtagattttaaaatataatggttaaaaatttaataatcttCATTTATTTGTTGTGATGCTGTGACATCAAACTATTCCCAAAATAAATTGTTTCTGGATTCTCCTTTTCCGTAAATTTTCCTctcttattattactctttcCCGTGGCACTTATTTTAGGCAATAGAAACTGGGGTAGGCTATGGGCAGTGGCTTCATGGAGAGGCTGTTGCAGCTGGCacggtatttttttttaaaacaaaatatcgtGAATTGTACTTACATTTGTGTTTAATACTAAAGTCTATAGGTCTATTTTCATGAATCTGTATGCCAATGTACACAGGTAATGGCTGTTGACATGTCATATCGCCTAGGTTGGATTGATGATTCTCTTGTGAAACGAGTTGGAGACATTTTAAAACAGGCTAAGTTACCCACAGCCCCTCCTGAGACCGTGACTGTGGACATGTTTAAATCTGTCATGGCAGTAAGTACTGATTCTCAATACCCTTTTAATgttcaatttgtttttattagggcttattcatttattttggtATATCAGGTGGATAAGAAGGTAGCAGATGGGTTGCTAAGGCTTATCCTTCTAAAGGGTCCTCTAGGCAATTGTGTTTTCACAGGGGATTATGACAGAAAGGCTCTAGACAATACGCTTCGTGCATTCTGTAAATCCTGATCTTTGTGCTCCATGTTTCTATTGCAGCTTTATCCAATTCCTTTTAGTGAGTTTTTGTATGTTGTTATATAACCTCACTTGTATTTTTCTTATGTACTTTGGATGGCAACCATGGTTCCCATTATATACGCAAGAGtatattatttgaaattgaggcatgatcaataattattatttgagcGTATCATGTTCTTCTCATCTTTTTTGTTGCTCACAACAATACTGAAATCTATCGCTCTGTCTGTCTCTGTTTTGGGGGAAGGGGTTATGATTAAAATCAACAACCTAAACCTGATAGATGTTCAAAATAAATCTACAAACAGTGCATGCATTTCCTGGTCCTTCATAAGCTCTACCATACAAACACGGTGTAAATAATCTCCTACATTTAATTTGTCCTGCTTTTTCTTCtgaagtgaaactaaaggcctCCCTCTAAATCCTTACTAAAATTCTCCCCATTGTAAAGATCTCTGGCAAAGTTTCAGAGCTGCATGCAAGGCTCTTAGGTGACCCCATTTTGGTTCCTTTGGCAGACCTAAATCCACAAACAAAAGCACATAAACATGAGGTTAAGGTGGACATCTATAAAGCTGAGTTTAGCAGTGTCTCCTAAAAATTTGTGAGGGTCCAAGTCCAATGTGCCCAACCGTATTCTTCAAGAGGAGCTTCCATCATGATACTGAGTTGTTGCAAAAGAagcttataaaattttgttctacCATAATGCTGTCAAAACAGATAATCAAAATGATAGTTATTAGATTTTGCTTAAAATTTTGCTCCAAAGCTTGGACAGCCGTGGTTAAAGCTGTTTACCATATAATAGTTAGTAAAAGTGTCATTCTTAGAGAAGAAACGTGCAACACAGAATGCAATGTCTTCAGCTGGTCTCCAAATGATACGAAACCtataatgaaaaagtaaattcaAATAACATGAAGCAAGTATCTAACACCATTTTGGTGTAATGGACAGAGTAATACACTTACTGagctttttaattgaaaactgcaagttgaaaaaatgaaagaaaaaaaaaacaaaaagcaaaacaaaagttATTTGAAAACTGTTAGCTTTTAAATCACAATATCCAAAATTTTGTCTATCgccaaaaactatttttttcttaagataataaattgattataatcaaaattaacaaCCACATTAGCATAGTAACAtcaataatctttttttatttctatcaatAGTCCTGAAAAGTAATCCAAATCTACTTCTCACCCTGGCAACTAAAACACCGTAAGGAAAAACTCAATCACGTCAAGTCAGTTTTCAATATGAGGTTGATATCAATGAgacttataaattattttcttcataaCTCATGCATGTGGAAGGTACGAGAATAAGAGATTTTCCTTTCACTCAAAACTTGGAAGTTACAATTTGATACCATGTCACAAATTTCAAATTGACTGACAATAAGTCACAACTTCTCAATGACAAGTGTTGGATAGTGGTGTGCAAGATCTAATATCTTGTTTGCCAATGATTCACAACTATAAGATCCTGTACCACATACTCAAAAAGAAGATCTTCAGGATTCTCAATTTCATTGTCATTACTAGAAAAACCTTTTTGCTTGGTGTTTGTGCTTATCATGTATAGACAAAGTCCTCATTTGAATGAGAGTTTTCTCCCACCCTTATTGAATCGCCGGGGTACCTCACTTAACCTTGTTTAACGGCCAACTACTATGCTATTTCACATATGGAAATGGATCATATGAGATGCAATTTAACTTTGTATCTGTCTCTCTTTTTACTGGCTTTAATCAAGATAGAAATAAACACATATATAACTAtcatcttattaaaaatataatgtaacAAAACTATGTTAGAAAACTGTGTAATTAGATAAAGTAGTTCATGCATTGAAATTAAggttaaattgttcaaatattaatcattcttaagataaataatgttttatcagacttctttattttctgacttatttatttcttgactaaattttgaattaattagagTTTCTTTCCTCAGATGAATTGGAggattatgagaaaaaaaagtttattaaacTAAATAGGATAACTTCTTACTCTCTCAAAATTGAACGGATTTCCTCAGTAAAGTGCAGATTTCTCTAGGTCAATTTATACCGATCGGATagcttttttctcttctcttctttgtaccaaataCATATACATGATATTAGAgattaatgaaaattattgataaaaaatttaaaatacaaaaataatataaataggcCACAGAGGtcttaaatagttaaatatacTATCTAACTTCTATACTTTTAACCTCATCGTAAAAGTACTTACTTAATCATTAGATCGTTAGAGTGATTACAAGTATACCACCAAAATTTGACTCGTGCCAACAAGAGGAGTTTCCATTCGTCTATTCCTCTCTTTCTGGATTGGTGTTAAACATTTGGTGCCATTTGAAGAAATGATCGAGAAAATACTATCATTATAAGaagaaaatactaaaataataattaattagtgaaatactaaaatagtattgaaatttaaatgaaattgaaaaaataactaATGATATTATCTCTATTTATCATATgcaattaattgttaattataaatttaaatatatttttaatcctctaaatttgagtaattttttttgtttttcaaaaaaaaaatattattcttaaaattttgaaaagtttattttttgttcatctTAATTTGTATAagactttattatttttaaaataattaaaagacacattattttatattatcatacaacataaattattcaatttttaaaatctattttaaaaaatttatataaattattatatagccATAAGTAatcaacttttataataattaccttttacatattttattttatttttatataaaaagacaattttcaatacttttaaaataataatccagatatactaaaaggtatttaaaaaaaatgcttgtcTTAGCCagtaatgagagagagagagataaagaaGCATCAGGATGAAAAACAAACCATTAACTTAACGGATAATCATGCTAAGGAAGAACATCGCTGTATTCCATATTCTCAACTAAATGAATTTGCGCCACTATTAATTGTCTTCTAATCTAAAGGTATACGTCACCTTCaaaattgtgaaaataaaaagggaaaatacctACAACTAGTAAAAATTAGAGGATGCCTCCTTTCACAAAGAGCAAAGCACAAATGAATGAATCCCCTTCCTCTACATTCCTCTATTTTTTACCTCACTCCTTGACTAACTAACTAATATCCTAACTGTCTTAACTAACTTCCCCTTCCACCTCTCCTAACTCCTAGTAGTGTTGTGTCTGTATGGTACTTTGAGATTCATCAGCAGCCAACAGCTTTGTCCCCAACTCTTTCCTTGGTTTAGGCGAAAGTCCTTTGGCTAACATCTCCTCATCATACTTCCTAGCCATATCTATGAGGGCCTTGTCCACAAGAGCATCTATCAAGGCATTGTAAGCCGCAGCATCGGGACTACACCCAAGTTGCTTCATCTTATTCCACACCATAAAAACCGGGCGAAGAAACCCCCACCTCCCAAACTTGTTGAGGAGCATGACATAGGTGTCCATGGTGGGCCTAACCCCACTCTCCACCATCTCATCAAACATAGCAAGTATCTGTTTAGGCTTCTCCATGGAGGCAAAAAAACAATGGTAAGAAACGGCAGTGGGGTGGCAGCCATCGCGGGGCATGATGGTTCGGAGTAACGCAAGTGCCTCCTTGTGTCTATAGCAATCACACAGAAGCCTAATCAATGTGTTGTAAGTGACAACAGTGGGGTTGATACCCAACTCCTTCATTTCACGGAAAACCCTAATTGAAAAATCAACTCCATGTGATAGACCAATGGCTCGAATGACAATGTTATAAACCACAACATCTAAtttgaaacctttttttttaatctccttGAACAATTTTACAGCCTTCCAAGGTTTCCCACCTTTGCAGAGAATATCCATGTAAATTGAATAAGAGTGCAAGTCCTTGTGAACCCCTTTTTTGTCCATTTCCTCCCAGAACTCGTTGCACTTGCTCCACCACCCCAATTTGAACCAGCCGCGGAGAACCATGTTGTGGATCTTGGTGTTGCCGATTGGGTCGACGCTGAGGGTCACGCGGTTGTCGTTTCCGAAGAGCAAGTCCTGAGCCTCGATGACGTGTTTGTACTCGCAGAGGGCGTCGAGGAGGTTGGAGAAGGAGGTGTGATCCTTGAGGTTGAATTCACCGAGGCGATTGAAGGTGTCGATGGCGTCGTTGACGGAGTGGGCGGAGACGTAGCGCTTGAACATGAGACGGAAGGTGGCGTGGTTGGGGGGAGAGGAGGGGTGGGCGTTCATGCGGCGAATGAGGTCCCAGCAGAGCTTGAACTCGAAGAACTTACCGAGGATGTCGAGCATGAGGTTGAAGGTGTCAGTGGAGTGATGGAACTGGGAGTGGGAGTCTTCTACCCAGTTGAAGAACTCGAGGGCGCGCTTCCAGTCGTTGTTGAAGGAGAGGAGCGTTTGCCGAACGGTGGCGTCATCGGGAGGAGGTGTGATTGTGGCTGTGGCTGTGGCTGTGGCTGTGGATAGATGCCATTGAAAGGGTCGAAGGAGACTTGAACGTGAAATGGAAATCAACCCACGACGCATCACAACCTGAAATCACAATTAGCCAATTAGGCAGGGTTTAAATAAagttcaaaaaagaaaataattcatgCAACTGAAATTTAGAGATAAGGGTATATTATGTTGGTGAAGCGGATGTATCATTCAGAATCAGGGGAAGCGGATGTATTTCAGTATGGGCATTTGATGTTGGTGATTTCGATTATTGATTCTCTAATTGCATTTTTATAAACCTTTTTGAAAACCCTAAAGCAGAGGGGAGAAGGAAAAATTACCTACGAGAAAACCCGATCTCTCCGGTTAAGATTGTTCCTTCGTTGAGATTACGACAGGGGAAGAAGAACAGATAATCCTTGAAAACAACCCTCGTCTGCTGCCAAGATAATCCAAGAAGCAGTTGCAGCagccatttttctttcttattgcACTTATCTTATCtgcttttttccttcttttaattCGTCTCAATTCAAGGCTGTTTCCAATTTTAGGCATAGGGGTGCCTCAACAACcctgttaaaaatattattatttattacagaatttgatttcaggtatgctgttttttttataaaaataattatacttttaattaatcataaatcactattaaaaattaataaatttactatACATAACTTTGtatagttaaataataatataaaaactctttatATTATCAacacaaactattttttaaaaattataaaattgtgaaTAGAAGTTTATTCAATAAGAGTGAAACCCGTCTAATTcagaaattttcaataaattttagttatttaaaataatatactttttcTTAACAAAAGAATATACTTCAAAAAAGTATGATTCAGATTTGAGTATTTGACATCACAATTATCTTTGGCACTAAAGTTGGTGTTGCTGTTGTTTGTTGTATAGCTGGCCAGAAGACCCTTGTTTTTTAGGGAGATCAATCCACAACCAAGGAAACATACTTTGTGGCAGGCAACATCAGACTTTACTGGTGGACAAGCCAGCATAAACAGGTAGGTACTATTGTATTAGTGCTCTGGTCTTgtttttggtggtttttttcaATGACTCTCTTGTGATGCAACTCTGTATGTTGTTATAGGCGACATTTTCTGCAGTGTCCGCAAGGATTGCTAGGCAAGCATTTTGAGAAGCTCATTCAGTGTGATCCACGTCTCAACTATCTAAGCCAGCATCCGGATTTGGTGCTGGATTCTCCATATTTTGAACCTGGAACAACTTCAGTTCACGACCACATTGAATCTAGTGATGGTTTTGATAGAAAGAGCGAAGAGCGATCTGGTATTTTTGGATTGCAGGATGTGGAATCAGGATCTGCAGTTCAATCATCTTCCTCAAAAAGTGAACATAACCTTGGTAAAGCTGTTGAAAATGTTAACCAAGAAATTACCTCACCTAGCTCAGGTAATTGCTgctcattttttattatcatctgaaaatttgaattcagtATGATGGTAAATGAACCTGTCTGTTTATCCTATCCATCCAACTTACAGCATTTATCTTGATATTCGTCTATCAACAGGGTAAAAGTAAAACTCAACTTTTTTCTGGCTACGTTTATCTCAAATGTTACTTACAAACAAGAAAGCCGTATACTTAAATGCTGAGTCATTGGTGAAGTTGCATGGTATGTGATCCGATATTCTTGCGTATATAATGTCAAAGGATTATGGCAAAATGTCTTTGACGTTTTAACTCAACCCACAATCCGGATTGGGGAGGGAAATTTAATTCCCTCTCACGTGTTCCTTTGGCAgtgaattaatattaaataagaagttttaaattgattctcgatattctcttttaaaaattgttaccACTGCACTATTATATAACAACGAAATCATTTCGTTGTAGCAATTATTTTGTAGTGTATTCTTTTAATATGTTATAACACccgtttcttttttatattatgcatTTCTTACGTCTAAGTAATGTTTCAACTACCGCCTTAGTAATATAAtgatataaagaataaagaatatgaTACATGTGTGTAAAATGTGgatattattataatcattCTACATGCCTTGTGTCATCATCATCCATATATTGTACTAATGCCGTGTTCATCGTGTGCAGTGATGAACATCCATGCAATGGAAGATTTCAGGAGTAGAGGAGCTGAAACATTGAAGTTTCTCAGTAATTTGGATCAGATCAAATTGCCTGGACTTCACCCATCAATGTCAATGGACGATTTGGTAAGCCACATTGGACATTGCATTTCAGAACAGATGGGATCCGACAATCCGAGTTTGGCTGGTGACAGCCTGTATAGCAGATCTATTCTGGAAGAATTTTCTCAGTACTTGTTCAATGACTCTCAACATGCAACTACCTCTGATGAACAGCGTGTGATGTCAAGGGTGAACTCACTTTACTGCCTTCTGCAGAAGGATCCTTCTTCAGCAGAAGACATAAACACAATGGCCAAAAATGGCAATAGTCTGAGAGATGCAAATGCTTTGTCAAGGGTGAACTCACTATACTCCCTTCTGCAGCATGCAGAAGACACAATGACCAGAAATGGCAATGGTCTGAGAGATGCAGATGTGATGTCAAGGGTGAACTCGCTATACTGTCTTCTGCAGAAGGATCCTTCTACAGCAGAAGACACAAACACAATGACCAGAAATGACAATGGTCTTGATGCGGATGAGGGTGGAAAAGTTGGTGTCAGTAACTCTAACACCACTGAATTGTCACCATGCAAAATTAAAGTGCCTGATTTGGAAGTTCAACCGGATGATGCTTCTGGCTGCAAGCAGGGGGTTAGTGGTATGTCCAGAAAGGAATCAGCTGGCGATTTGCTTCTTAATCTTCCAAGGATCGCATCTCTGCCTCAGTTTTTGTTTAACATGTCCGAGGATTCTGTTAATAAAGTTTAGATAGTAACCATCTTTCGATTAAAACTTGCAAGAAACACAAAAGCTACTATATTATATAGTCTTCAACAGTGAATATTGTATATCTGCCTCAGTTTTTGTTTAACATGTCCGAGGATTCTGTTAATAAAGTTTAGATAGTAACCATCTTTCGATTAAAACTTGCAAGAAACACAAAAGCTACTATATTATATAGTCTTCAACAGTGAATATTGTATATCTGCAGTTTCACTTGCGTTGGATTGATGATTCTCTTGTGAAACGAGTTGGAGACATTTTAAAACAGGCTAAGTTACCCACAGCCCCTCCTGAGACCGTGACTGTGGACATGTTTAAATCTGTCATGGCAGTAAGTACTGATTCTCAATACCCTTTTAATgttcaatttgtttttattaggGCTTATAAATTTATTTCGGTATATCAGGTGGATAAGAAGGTAGCAGATGGGTTGCTAAGGCTTATCCTTCTAAAGGGTCCTCTAGGCAATTGTGTTTTCACAGGGGATTATGACAGAAAGGCTCTAGACAATACGCTTCGTGCATTCTGTAAATCCTGATCTTTGTGCTCCATGTTTCTATTGCAGCTTTATCCAATTCCTTTTAGTGAGTTTTTGTATGTTGTTATATAACCTCACTTGTATTTTTCTTATGTACTTTGGATGGCAACCATGGTTCCCATTATATACGCAAGAGTATATTATTAGAAATTGAGGCATgatcaataattattatttgagcGTATCATGTTCTTCTCATCTTTTTTGTTGCTCACAACAATACTGAAATCTATCGCTCTGTCTGTTTCTGTTTTGGGGGAAGGGGTTATGATTAAAATCAACAACCTAAACCTGATAGATGTTCAAAATAAATCTACAAACAGTGCATGCATTTCCTGGTCCTTCATAAGCTCTACCATACAAACACGGTGTAAATAATCTCCTACATTTAATTTGTCCTGCTTATTCTTCtgaagtgaaactaaaggcctCCCTCTAAATCCTTACTAAAATTCTCCCCATTGTAAAGATCTCTGGCAAAGTTTCAGAGCTGCATGCAAGGCTCTTAGGTGACCCCATTTTGGTTCCTTTGGCAGACCTAAATTCACAAACAAAAGCACATAAACATGAGGTTAAGGTGGACATCTATAAAGCTGAGTTTAGCAGTGTCTCCTAAAAATTTGTGAGGGTCCAAGTCCAATGTGCCCAACCGTATTCATCAAGAGGAGCTTCCATCATGATACTGAGTTGTTGCAAAAGAagcttataaaattttgttctacCATAATGCTTTCAAAACAGATAATCAAAATGATAGTTATTAGATTTTGCTTAAAATTTTGCTCCAAAGCTTGGACAGCCGTGGTTAAAGCTGTTTACCATATAATAGTTAGTAAAAGTGTCATTCTTAGAGAAGAAACGTGCAACACA encodes:
- the LOC102664467 gene encoding pentatricopeptide repeat-containing protein At1g80550, mitochondrial, whose translation is MRRGLISISRSSLLRPFQWHLSTATATATATITPPPDDATVRQTLLSFNNDWKRALEFFNWVEDSHSQFHHSTDTFNLMLDILGKFFEFKLCWDLIRRMNAHPSSPPNHATFRLMFKRYVSAHSVNDAIDTFNRLGEFNLKDHTSFSNLLDALCEYKHVIEAQDLLFGNDNRVTLSVDPIGNTKIHNMVLRGWFKLGWWSKCNEFWEEMDKKGVHKDLHSYSIYMDILCKGGKPWKAVKLFKEIKKKGFKLDVVVYNIVIRAIGLSHGVDFSIRVFREMKELGINPTVVTYNTLIRLLCDCYRHKEALALLRTIMPRDGCHPTAVSYHCFFASMEKPKQILAMFDEMVESGVRPTMDTYVMLLNKFGRWGFLRPVFMVWNKMKQLGCSPDAAAYNALIDALVDKALIDMARKYDEEMLAKGLSPKPRKELGTKLLAADESQSTIQTQHY
- the LOC100809148 gene encoding uncharacterized protein → MYHSESGEADVFQYGHLMLLARRPLFFREINPQPRKHTLWQATSDFTGGQASINRRHFLQCPQGLLGKHFEKLIQCDPRLNYLSQHPDLVLDSPYFEPGTTSVHDHIESSDGFDRKSEERSGIFGLQDVESGSAVQSSSSKSEHNLGKAVENVNQEITSPSSVMNIHAMEDFRSRGAETLKFLSNLDQIKLPGLHPSMSMDDLVSHIGHCISEQMGSDNPSLAGDSLYSRSILEEFSQYLFNDSQHATTSDEQRVMSRVNSLYCLLQKDPSSAEDINTMAKNGNSLRDANALSRVNSLYSLLQHAEDTMTRNGNGLRDADVMSRVNSLYCLLQKDPSTAEDTNTMTRNDNGLDADEGGKVGVSNSNTTELSPCKIKVPDLEVQPDDASGCKQGVSGMSRKESAGDLLLNLPRIASLPQFLFNMSEDSVNKV